The Meles meles chromosome 6, mMelMel3.1 paternal haplotype, whole genome shotgun sequence genome has a window encoding:
- the RAMAC gene encoding RNA guanine-N7 methyltransferase activating subunit isoform X2, whose product MTDTSETVPNFEEMFASRFTEDDKEYQEYLKRPPESPPIVEEWNSRAGGNQRNRGNRLQDNRQFRGRDSRRGWPSDNRSNQWHGRSWGSNYPQHRQEPYYPHQYGHYGYNQRPPYGYY is encoded by the exons ATGACAGACacttctgaaactgttcccaacTTTGAAGAGATGTTTGCCAGCAGATTCACAGAAGATGACAAAGAGTACCAAGAATACCTGAAACGCCCTCCTGAGTCCCCGCCGATCGTTGAGGAGTGGAATAGCAGAGCTGGTGGGAACCAGAGAAACAGAGGCAATCG GTTGCAAGATAACAGACAGTTTAGAGGTAGGGATAGCAGACGGGGGTGGCCAAGTGACAATCGATCCAACCAGTGGCATGGACGATCCTGGGGTAGCAATTACCCGCAGCACAGACAGGAACCTTACTACCCCCACCAGTACGGACACTACGGTTACAACCAGCGGCCTCCCTATGGTTACTACTGA
- the RAMAC gene encoding RNA guanine-N7 methyltransferase activating subunit isoform X1, translating to MRLSWPEPNLSSENFRMTDTSETVPNFEEMFASRFTEDDKEYQEYLKRPPESPPIVEEWNSRAGGNQRNRGNRLQDNRQFRGRDSRRGWPSDNRSNQWHGRSWGSNYPQHRQEPYYPHQYGHYGYNQRPPYGYY from the exons AATTTCAGGATGACAGACacttctgaaactgttcccaacTTTGAAGAGATGTTTGCCAGCAGATTCACAGAAGATGACAAAGAGTACCAAGAATACCTGAAACGCCCTCCTGAGTCCCCGCCGATCGTTGAGGAGTGGAATAGCAGAGCTGGTGGGAACCAGAGAAACAGAGGCAATCG GTTGCAAGATAACAGACAGTTTAGAGGTAGGGATAGCAGACGGGGGTGGCCAAGTGACAATCGATCCAACCAGTGGCATGGACGATCCTGGGGTAGCAATTACCCGCAGCACAGACAGGAACCTTACTACCCCCACCAGTACGGACACTACGGTTACAACCAGCGGCCTCCCTATGGTTACTACTGA